The Strix aluco isolate bStrAlu1 chromosome 1, bStrAlu1.hap1, whole genome shotgun sequence genome has a window encoding:
- the RAB2A gene encoding ras-related protein Rab-2A isoform X2 codes for MITIDGKQIKLQIWDTAGQESFRSITRSYYRGAAGALLVYDITRRDTFNHLTTWLEDARQHSNSNMVIMLIGNKSDLESRREVKKEEGEAFAREHGLIFMETSAKTASNVEEAFINTAKEIYEKIQEGVFDINNEANGIKIGPQHAATNATLAGNQGGQQAGGGCC; via the exons gcagggcaggagtCCTTCCGTTCCATTACAAGGTCATACTACAGAGGGGCAGCAGGGGCTTTACTAGTGTATGACATAACAAG GAGGGACACTTTCAACCACTTGACAACTTGGTTAGAAGATGCTCGTCAGCATTCCAATTCCAACATGGTTATAATGCTTATTGGAAATAAAAG tGATTTAGAATCTAGACGAGAAGTCAAGAAAGAGGAAGGTGAAGCATTTGCACGAGAGCATGGACTTATCTTTATGGAGACATCTGCCAAAACTGCTTCCAATGTAGAGGAG gCATTTATTAACACTGCAAAGGAGATCTACGAGAAAATCCAGGAAGGAGTTTTTGACATTAATAACGAG GCAAATGGCATAAAAATTGGCCCTCAACATGCTGCTACTAATGCAACACTTGCAGGCAATCAGGGAGGACAACAAGCTGGAGGAGGCTGCTGTTGA